The following are encoded in a window of Kaistia algarum genomic DNA:
- a CDS encoding acyl-CoA thioesterase: protein MPHDTNPAGDIFGGWLMSQMDLGASTIATRRARGRTVTAAVDGMSFLSPVSVGDEVTIYGKIVSSGRSSMRVYVEAWRRNRVSDAIDKVTHATFTFVAIDGERRPRPLPAEDAG from the coding sequence ATGCCGCATGACACCAACCCGGCCGGCGATATTTTCGGCGGCTGGCTGATGTCGCAGATGGACCTTGGCGCCTCGACCATCGCGACGCGGCGGGCACGCGGCCGCACCGTGACCGCGGCGGTCGACGGCATGTCGTTTCTGAGCCCGGTATCCGTGGGCGACGAGGTGACGATCTATGGCAAGATCGTCTCCTCCGGTCGCTCATCGATGCGGGTCTATGTCGAGGCCTGGCGGCGCAACCGCGTCAGCGACGCGATCGATAAGGTCACGCATGCGACCTTCACCTTCGTCGCGATCGACGGGGAAAGGCGACCGCGGCCCCTGCCGGCGGAGGATGCGGGTTGA
- a CDS encoding ABC transporter permease, protein MSRRAAIDIAILLAVWEILGRFKLVAHGALPAPSEIAVRFIADFHDYPHHVAATLSTASIGFIIGNLVALAAGIFFVMVPASSLLARGINITLFAMPPIAVVPLLVVTLDGTTARILLAALACYFPTMTATVLGLTRIDARAVDVVRAYGGTRLDILKLVQLRSALPAILGGLRIAAPGAVLGAILAEFGGGGRWGLGAYLLGSLGRADPARLWGIGLTATAIAALAYAAFAFLALRATGEARSVTMPASAMPNIGAPGVFDRGWPRAAMIALAALLPLALWWWLVAGLPEMIAKTPAAILAYLFTAETAPLARAKLGAALWETIPVALVGMAAGIAFAFILAVLSQSFAAVRRILLPIALVTQTMPLVALTPLLVLLFGRGTGVMIVITVSVTFFPAFVTIAQGLALVPKSALDVARAYGGNWWSEIRLVGAIAALPYLFAAARLSAPRALLGVMIAEWLATGTGLGNLLNQSRGYLDYGMIWSVAVVSVLVAIFFYIVVSLVEDITLKRMGMG, encoded by the coding sequence ATGAGTCGGCGCGCTGCCATCGACATCGCCATCCTGCTCGCCGTCTGGGAGATCCTTGGCCGATTCAAGTTGGTCGCCCATGGCGCGCTACCGGCACCGAGCGAGATCGCGGTCCGCTTCATCGCGGATTTCCATGATTATCCGCATCACGTGGCGGCGACGCTCTCGACCGCATCGATCGGCTTCATCATCGGCAATTTGGTCGCGCTCGCCGCCGGTATTTTCTTCGTCATGGTGCCGGCGTCCTCGCTGCTGGCACGCGGCATCAACATCACGCTCTTCGCCATGCCGCCGATCGCGGTGGTACCGCTCCTGGTCGTGACGCTGGATGGAACGACGGCGCGCATCCTGCTCGCGGCGCTGGCCTGCTATTTCCCCACGATGACCGCGACCGTGCTCGGCCTGACGCGGATCGACGCCCGCGCCGTCGACGTCGTGCGCGCCTATGGCGGCACCCGGCTCGATATATTGAAGCTCGTGCAGCTTCGCAGCGCCCTCCCCGCCATTCTCGGCGGCCTCCGGATCGCCGCGCCCGGCGCCGTGCTCGGCGCCATCCTGGCCGAATTCGGCGGCGGCGGACGCTGGGGTCTCGGCGCCTATCTGCTCGGCTCGCTCGGCCGCGCCGACCCCGCCCGCCTTTGGGGCATCGGCCTCACCGCGACCGCGATCGCGGCGCTCGCCTATGCCGCCTTCGCCTTCCTGGCGCTACGGGCGACCGGCGAAGCGCGATCCGTGACCATGCCCGCCTCGGCCATGCCCAATATCGGCGCGCCGGGCGTATTCGACCGTGGCTGGCCGCGCGCCGCGATGATCGCCCTCGCCGCGTTGCTGCCTCTGGCGCTCTGGTGGTGGCTGGTCGCCGGACTGCCGGAGATGATCGCTAAGACACCGGCCGCGATCCTCGCCTATCTCTTCACGGCCGAGACCGCGCCGCTCGCCCGCGCGAAGCTCGGCGCCGCGCTCTGGGAGACGATACCCGTGGCGCTGGTCGGCATGGCGGCCGGCATCGCCTTCGCCTTCATCCTCGCCGTGTTGTCGCAATCCTTCGCCGCCGTCCGCCGCATCCTGCTGCCGATCGCGCTCGTCACGCAAACCATGCCGCTGGTGGCGCTGACGCCGCTGCTCGTGCTGCTGTTCGGGCGCGGAACAGGCGTGATGATCGTCATCACGGTCTCCGTGACCTTCTTCCCGGCCTTCGTCACGATCGCGCAGGGCCTCGCCCTCGTGCCGAAGAGCGCGCTCGACGTCGCACGCGCCTATGGCGGCAATTGGTGGAGCGAGATCCGTCTCGTCGGCGCCATCGCCGCCCTGCCTTATCTCTTCGCCGCCGCCCGGCTCTCCGCGCCGCGCGCCTTGCTGGGCGTCATGATCGCCGAATGGCTGGCGACCGGAACCGGGCTCGGCAACCTGCTCAACCAATCCCGCGGCTATCTCGACTACGGCATGATCTGGTCGGTCGCCGTCGTCTCGGTGCTGGTCGCCATCTTCTTCTACATCGTCGTCTCGCTGGTCGAGGACATCACCCTCAAGCGGATGGGCATGGGCTGA
- a CDS encoding 5-formyltetrahydrofolate cyclo-ligase: MDEKQSVRERVWTELMKVAVADSRFHYDFGEFIADFDGGEAACQRLTDHEFYRRAELLFIAPDNCIERLRHQAMLDGKRVLMTTYGIRRGFWLLDPAAIPADLYLYAATLDGMERVAKPLDIEAVAALPRVDYLVTGTGAINHEGVRFGKGHGFFDAEWGMLHELARIDRTSPVAAVVHDCQVLDEKLTPEIFDSVADVIFTPTRTIPVAAPHKPECGILWDRLDRHMYETIPPLQQLRLRKGLPAEL, translated from the coding sequence ATGGATGAGAAGCAATCGGTGCGCGAACGCGTCTGGACCGAGCTGATGAAAGTCGCGGTCGCCGACAGCCGCTTCCATTATGATTTCGGCGAGTTCATCGCGGATTTCGATGGCGGCGAGGCGGCCTGTCAGCGGCTGACCGACCATGAATTCTACCGCCGCGCCGAACTGCTCTTCATCGCGCCGGACAATTGCATCGAGCGGCTCCGCCACCAGGCGATGCTCGACGGCAAGCGCGTGCTGATGACGACCTATGGTATCCGCCGCGGCTTCTGGCTGCTCGATCCGGCCGCTATCCCGGCCGATCTCTATCTTTATGCCGCGACGCTGGACGGCATGGAGCGGGTGGCGAAGCCGCTCGACATCGAAGCCGTCGCGGCGCTGCCGCGGGTGGACTATCTCGTTACCGGCACCGGCGCAATCAACCATGAGGGCGTCCGCTTCGGCAAGGGGCACGGCTTCTTCGATGCCGAATGGGGCATGCTGCATGAACTCGCCCGTATCGACAGAACCTCGCCGGTCGCGGCCGTCGTGCATGATTGCCAGGTTCTGGACGAAAAGCTGACGCCCGAGATCTTCGACAGCGTCGCCGACGTCATCTTCACGCCGACGCGGACGATCCCCGTGGCCGCGCCGCACAAGCCTGAATGCGGCATACTTTGGGACCGGCTGGACCGCCACATGTATGAGACGATCCCGCCGCTGCAGCAATTGCGCCTTCGCAAGGGCCTGCCGGCCGAGCTCTGA